The Gemmatimonadales bacterium nucleotide sequence AGTCCGCGACGGTGACGGCGAGCAGGATCCCCGGCTCCGTCGTGACCCAGCCATCGACGCCGTCCACCTGCACCCACCCTTCGGCCGCATCGATGCGGGAGACCACCGTGCCGTGGATCTGGTTGCCGAGCACGACCGCGGAGAACCTATCGTCCGCCCGCCGGAAGGCACGCCACCGGCTCATCACCTCGCCGACCGGCGCATCGCTCCAGAGGCCGAGATCGAAGCCGCGGCCCGGCTCGTCGCCGCGCCCGGTGATCCCGGCGACGACGCCGTAGCGGCCGCGCCAGTCGGAGAGCTCGTAACGGGGGATGGTGCCGGGGGTGGGATCTTCGCGAACGATCGTCATGATGGGAGCCAGCGGGCGGACGGTTGAGGCGCTCGCATCACATCAGCCCGCGCCCCCAACCCTCACGCCTCGACTCGCTCGATGTCCGCGCCCAGCGCGCGCAGCCGCTCGTCGATCCGCTCGTATCCGCGCTCGATCTGGCCGACGTTGTGGATCACACTCGAGCCTTCCGCGGCAAGCGCCGCGAGCAGCATGGCCATCCCGGCGCGAATATCGGGCGACTCCACCACGCCCCCTTTGAGGGCCGAGGGGCCGGAGATGACGGCGCGGTGGGGATCGCAGAGCACGATGCGCGCGCCCATGCCGATGAGCTTGTCCACGAAGAAGAGGCGGGACTCGAACATCTTCTCGAACACCAGGATCATGCCGGAACACTGGGTCGCGGTTACGATGGTGGTCGACATGACGTCGGCCGGGAACGCCGGCCACGGTCCATCCTCCAGCTTGGGCACGTGGCCGCCCAGGTCCGGGCGGATACGGCGCTCCTGGTCCGCGCTCACGGTGAGCCGGTTGCCGTCCACCCGGGGTCGGATGCCCAGCCGCTCGAAGCCGAGCAGGACGCTGCGGAGGTCCTCCGGGCGCACCGGGTCGATGGTGATCTCCCCGTTGGTCACCGCCGCCAGCCCGATGAAACTCCCGATCTCGATGTGGTCCGGACCGATGGCGTACTGCGCCCCCGATAACGGACGCCCGCCCTCCACGGTGTAGATGTTGGACCCGATCCCCTCGATCTGCGCGCCCATGGTCACCAGGTTCCGCGCCAGGTCCTGGACGTGGGGCTCGCAGGCGGCGTTCCGCAGCGTGGTACGGCCCCTGGCCAGCACCGCCGCCATGAGCGCGTTCTCGGTGCCGGTGACGCTGGGCTCATCCAGGAAGATGTCGGCGCCCACCAGGCCCTTGGTCTCGAGCTCGTAGCGGTCTCCCACCATGACCGAGGCGCCCAGCTGCTCCAGCGCAAGAAAGTGGGTGTCCACCCGGCGCCGGCCGATCACGTCGCCACCGGGTGGCGGCAGCATCACCGTGCCGAAGCGCGCGAGCATCGGACCGGCCAGAAGGATCGAGGCGCGAATCCTGGCGCAGAGACCGGGATCGAGCGGCTTGGGCCGCACCTGGCGCGCGTCCACCCGCACCGTGTTCGTCGCGGTCCACTCCGCCGTGGCGCCGAGGTCCACCAGGAGCGCGAGCATGGTCTCGACGTCCCGGATACGGGGGATGTTGTCGAGCTCCATCGGACCATCCGCGAGCACGGTGGCGGCGAGGATCGGAAGCGCGGCGTTCTTGTTGCCCGCCGGACGGATGGTGCCGCGAAGCGGACGACCGCCGCGGACCAGAAAACGTGGAGGCATGGCCAAAGCTGCCCAGGTCGTGAAGGCACGTCAAGCGGACCGAGGGGGTTGCGAGGCGGCTCCGACTGCTTTGTTTTACGCTGGGGCCTCGGGTCGGCCCCACGGGCCCGTTGCCGGAGGACGTCTGGGTATGAACACGCTCGCATCGATGCAGATCGGCGCGACCCCGGGATGGGTCGGCCCGACTATGGCGATATCGTTGGCGGTGATCGCGCTGTCGATCCTGGTGATGGCAGGCGCGGTGGCCCTCGCCGCGCTGCGGGTCGCGGGGCAGGTCCGAAGGGTCGGCACCTTGGTGAACGGCCTGCAGGACGATGTGGCCGAGGCGCTGAAGGCGGTGCGGCGGCTGACCGAGCAGGGGCAGGACCTCATGGTGCTGGTCCGGCATGAGGCCGGTGCTCTGGCGCAGACCAGCCGCCGGATCCGCCGGAAGATCGTCCGCGGGGCCGATCGCTTCGAGGACAAGCTCACCGATCTGGAGACCCTGTACGACCTGGTGCACGACGAGGTGGAGGACACCGCCCTCGATGTGGCCGCGGCACTCCGCTCGGTCCGGAAAGGCAACGGAATGCTGGGCCGGGTCCGCCGGATGCTTGTGGCCGGCCGCCGATGAGGCTGCCGCGCCTCGCGCTCGCACTGCTCTGCGTGGGGCTCGTTCAGCTGGTAGTACCGCACCAGGCGCACGCCTGGACCCCGGGTACCCACATCTATCTGGCCGAGTCGGTCCTGGCCAATCTCGCCTCGCTGCCCGCGGCCGCGGCCGACCTCCTCCGGGCCTACCCGTTCGACTTTCTCTACGGCAACATCGCGGCAGACTCCTCCATCGCCAAACGCTACGCGCCGCTCGGCCGCCACTGTCACTACTGGCACGTGGGCCAGGAGATCCACGACCTGGCCGGCTCCGATGCGCTCCGCGCATTCGGCCTGGGCTACCTCTGCCATCTCTCGGCCGATACCATCGCCCACAACTATTTCGTCCCCCGCCAGCTCATGCTGACCAGCAGCACGGCGTCCGTGGGCCACTCCTACTGGGAGGCCCGGGTCGAGAGCCACCTGGGCGACGCCTACGCCAGGGCGGCCAAGGACGTCATCCTGCTGGACCACGGCGAGGCCGACGCGCACCTCGACCGGATCATCGCACCGACCATCTTCAGTGTGCGCACCAACCGCCGTCTCTTCCGGGGGATGGTGCACATCACCGAGACGACCGGCTGGCAGCGCGCCACCCAGGTGGCGCGGGAGTACAGCCGCTGGCCGCTGGACGACCAGGACGTGGAGCACCATCTGGGCCTCTCGTACGACTTCATGATCGAGCTGCTGGGCGGACCGGCGTCGCCGGCCCTGCAGCTCGACCCCTCCGGTGAGCGGCCGCTCAAGATGGCCAAGGAGCTGAGGCGGCGGGTGCTGCGCTACAGCGGTCGGCGGAATCTGGCCGGCCTGGAGGAGTCGGCCCGGGAGCATTTCGGGCTGCCCGAGCGGCCGCTCACCTTCTGGAGCCGGATCCCGCAGAAGCTTCCCTGGCGAGCGCCGGAAGGCGCGGCCCCTTCTCCCCGCCTGCTGGTCAGCGGCGAGGGCTGACCCCGCGCCTACCGACTTGCCGATGGAGCCCGACGAGATTGTGCGCCGCCTGGGGCTGGTGCCCCATCCCGAAGGCGGCTTCTACGGCGAGACCTTCCGCAGTCCCACCACCGTTCGCCTGGGCGACGGCCGGGAGCGCCGTGCCTCCACCGCGATCCATTACCTGCTGCCGGCCGGGGGCTGGAGCACCTGGCACCGGGTCGCCGCCGATGAGGTCTGGCACCACTACGACGGCGGGCCGCTGCATCTGTATCGTCTCGGCGTGGGGCACGTGCGGCTCGACCGAAGCACGCCGCAGGCAGTGGTGCCCGCGGGAATCTGGCAGGCTGCCGAGCCGGAGGCGGATGCCGCCCTCTGCGGCT carries:
- a CDS encoding cupin domain-containing protein, translating into MEPDEIVRRLGLVPHPEGGFYGETFRSPTTVRLGDGRERRASTAIHYLLPAGGWSTWHRVAADEVWHHYDGGPLHLYRLGVGHVRLDRSTPQAVVPAGIWQAAEPEADAALCGCTVAPGFEFDDFEIGAADALIAEFPAEAALIRRLAR
- a CDS encoding zinc dependent phospholipase C family protein, with amino-acid sequence MRLPRLALALLCVGLVQLVVPHQAHAWTPGTHIYLAESVLANLASLPAAAADLLRAYPFDFLYGNIAADSSIAKRYAPLGRHCHYWHVGQEIHDLAGSDALRAFGLGYLCHLSADTIAHNYFVPRQLMLTSSTASVGHSYWEARVESHLGDAYARAAKDVILLDHGEADAHLDRIIAPTIFSVRTNRRLFRGMVHITETTGWQRATQVAREYSRWPLDDQDVEHHLGLSYDFMIELLGGPASPALQLDPSGERPLKMAKELRRRVLRYSGRRNLAGLEESAREHFGLPERPLTFWSRIPQKLPWRAPEGAAPSPRLLVSGEG
- the murA gene encoding UDP-N-acetylglucosamine 1-carboxyvinyltransferase encodes the protein MPPRFLVRGGRPLRGTIRPAGNKNAALPILAATVLADGPMELDNIPRIRDVETMLALLVDLGATAEWTATNTVRVDARQVRPKPLDPGLCARIRASILLAGPMLARFGTVMLPPPGGDVIGRRRVDTHFLALEQLGASVMVGDRYELETKGLVGADIFLDEPSVTGTENALMAAVLARGRTTLRNAACEPHVQDLARNLVTMGAQIEGIGSNIYTVEGGRPLSGAQYAIGPDHIEIGSFIGLAAVTNGEITIDPVRPEDLRSVLLGFERLGIRPRVDGNRLTVSADQERRIRPDLGGHVPKLEDGPWPAFPADVMSTTIVTATQCSGMILVFEKMFESRLFFVDKLIGMGARIVLCDPHRAVISGPSALKGGVVESPDIRAGMAMLLAALAAEGSSVIHNVGQIERGYERIDERLRALGADIERVEA